Proteins co-encoded in one Solea senegalensis isolate Sse05_10M linkage group LG8, IFAPA_SoseM_1, whole genome shotgun sequence genomic window:
- the zgc:101731 gene encoding SNARE_SNAP25N and SNARE_SNAP23C domain-containing protein isoform X2 — MASDIPVLTEQEELQRRANQVTDESLESTRRMMQLVEESKDAGIRALVMLDEQGEQLERVEEGLDQINSDMREAEKNLTDLGKCCGLCSCDKLKAFEESGAYKAVWGGASGQDGIVSNQPPSSRVVDEREQMIMSGGYIRRVTDDAREDEMEENLAHVGSIVGNLKSMALDMGNEILLQNDQIDRIQGKAILNVSRIDAANQKANNLMKR, encoded by the exons aTGGCGTCAGACATCCCCGTCCTGACAGAgcaggaggagctgcagaggagagcCAATCAGGTCACAGATGAG tCCCTGGAAAGCACAAGACGGATGATGCAGCTGGTGGAGGAg AGTAAAGATGCTGGAATCAGAGCCTTGGTGATGCTGGATGAACAAGGAG AGCAGTTGGAGCGTGTAGAGGAGGGTTTGGATCAGATCAACTCTGATATGAGGGAGGCTGAAAAAAACCTGACTGACCTGGGCAAGTGCTGTGGCCTCTGCTCCTGTGATAA ACTCAAGGCCTTTGAGGAGAGCGGGGCCTATAAGGCAGTTTGGGGCGGAGCCTCCGGTCAGGACGGCATCGTGTCCAATCAGCCGCCTTCATCGAGAGTCGTCGATGAGCGAGAGCAAATGATAATGAGCGGAGGATACATACGGAG GGTGACCGATGACGCCCGCGAGGACGAGATGGAGGAGAACCTGGCTCATGTCGGCAGCATCGTTGGAAACCTGAAGAGCATGGCTCTGGACATGGGCAATGAGATTCTCCTGCAGAATGACCAGATTGACCGCATTCAGGGGAAG GCCATCCTCAATGTGTCCCGCATCGACGCCGCCAACCAGAAAGCGAATAATCTCATGAAACGATAG
- the zgc:101731 gene encoding SNARE_SNAP25N and SNARE_SNAP23C domain-containing protein isoform X1 yields the protein MASDIPVLTEQEELQRRANQVTDESLESTRRMMQLVEESKDAGIRALVMLDEQGEQLERVEEGMDTINRDMREAEKNLTDMAQCCGLCVWPIRKLKAFEESGAYKAVWGGASGQDGIVSNQPPSSRVVDEREQMIMSGGYIRRVTDDAREDEMEENLAHVGSIVGNLKSMALDMGNEILLQNDQIDRIQGKAILNVSRIDAANQKANNLMKR from the exons aTGGCGTCAGACATCCCCGTCCTGACAGAgcaggaggagctgcagaggagagcCAATCAGGTCACAGATGAG tCCCTGGAAAGCACAAGACGGATGATGCAGCTGGTGGAGGAg AGTAAAGATGCTGGAATCAGAGCCTTGGTGATGCTGGATGAACAAGGAG AGCAGCTGGAGCGTGTTGAGGAAGGCATGGACACCATCAACAGGGAcatgagagaggcagagaagaaCCTGACAGACATGGCCCAGTGCTGTGGTCTGTGTGTCTGGCCAATCAGGAA ACTCAAGGCCTTTGAGGAGAGCGGGGCCTATAAGGCAGTTTGGGGCGGAGCCTCCGGTCAGGACGGCATCGTGTCCAATCAGCCGCCTTCATCGAGAGTCGTCGATGAGCGAGAGCAAATGATAATGAGCGGAGGATACATACGGAG GGTGACCGATGACGCCCGCGAGGACGAGATGGAGGAGAACCTGGCTCATGTCGGCAGCATCGTTGGAAACCTGAAGAGCATGGCTCTGGACATGGGCAATGAGATTCTCCTGCAGAATGACCAGATTGACCGCATTCAGGGGAAG GCCATCCTCAATGTGTCCCGCATCGACGCCGCCAACCAGAAAGCGAATAATCTCATGAAACGATAG